In Felis catus isolate Fca126 chromosome A2, F.catus_Fca126_mat1.0, whole genome shotgun sequence, the following proteins share a genomic window:
- the ZMYND10 gene encoding zinc finger MYND domain-containing protein 10 isoform X4, whose product MGDLELLLPGEAAVLVRGLRSFPLREIGSGGWNQQHENLEKLNMQAILDATASQGEPIQELLVTHGKIPTLVEELIAVEMWKQKVFPVLCRLEDFKPQNTFPIYMVVHHEASIINLLETVFFHKELQKQAELMEFEIASKALSVLRYITDCVDSLSLSTLNRMLSTHDLPCLLVELLEHNPWSRREGGKLQQFEGGRWQTVAPSEQQKLSKLDGQVWIALYNLLLSHEARARYCFTSFAKGQLLKLQAFLTDTLVDQLPNLAGLQGFLAHLALTETQPPKKDLVLEQIPEIWERLERENRGKWQAIAKYQLRHVFSPSEQDLRLQARRWAETYRLDVLEAIAPERPRCAYCSAVASKRCSRCQNEWYCCRECQVKHWEKHGKACVLAAQGDRAK is encoded by the exons ATGGGCGACCTGGAGCTGCTACTGCCGGGAGAGGCTGCCGTGCTGGTGCGGGGGTTGCGCAGCTTCCCGCTGCGCGAGATCGGATCCGGAGG ATGGAACCAGCAGCATGAGAACTTGGAGAAGCTGAACATGCAGGCCATCCTTGATGCTACAGCCAGCCAGGGCGAGCCCATCCAGGAGCTGCTGGTCACCCATGGGAAG aTCCCGACGCTAGTTGAGGAGCTGATTGCAGTGGAGATGTGGAAGCAGAAGGTGTTCCCTGTGCTGTGCAGACTGGAGGACTTCAAGCCCCAGAACACTTTTCCCATATACATGGTG GTGCACCATGAGGCCTCCATCATCAACCTTCTGGAGACAGTATTCTTCCACAAG GAGCTGCAGAAGCAGGCAGAGCTGATGGAGTTTGAGATCGCATCGAAGGCCCTCTCAGTGCTGCGCTACATTACAGACTGTGTGGACAG CCTTTCCTTGAGCACCTTGAACCGCATGCTCAGTACCCACGACTTGCCCTGCCTCCTGGTTGAACTGCTGGAGCACAATCCGTGGAGCCGGCGGGAAGGAG GCAAGCTGCAGCAATTTGAGGGTGGCCGTTGGCAGACAGTGGCCCCCTCAGAGCAGCAAAAGCTGAGCAAGTTGGATGGGCAGGTGTGGATTGCCCTGTACAACCTGCTACTGAGCCACGAAGCCCGGGCCCGCTACTGCTTCACCAGCTTTGCCAAGGGACAGCTACTCAAG CTTCAGGCCTTCCTCACAGACACACTGGTCGACCAGCTTCCCAACCTGGCAGGCCTGCAGGGCTTCCTGGCCCACCTGGCCCTGACTGAAACCCAGCCCCCTAAGAAGGACCTGGTGTTGGAACAG ATCCCAGAAATCTGGGAGCggctagagagagagaacagaggcaaGTGGCAGGCTATTGCCAAGTACCAGCTGCGGCATGTATTCAGCCCCTCAGAGCAAGACCTGCGGCTGCAGGCACGAAG ATGGGCTGAGACCTACAGGCTGGACGTGCTAGAGGCAATAGCTCCAGAGCGGCCCCGCTGTGCCTACTGCAGTGCAGTGGCCTCCAAACGCTGCTCGCGATGCCAGAATGAATGGTATTGCTGCAG GGAGTGCCAAGTCAAGCACTGGGAGAAGCATGGAAAGGCTTGTGTCTTGGCAGCCCAAGGTGACAGAGCCAAGTGA
- the ZMYND10 gene encoding zinc finger MYND domain-containing protein 10 isoform X3, producing MGDLELLLPGEAAVLVRGLRSFPLREIGSGGWNQQHENLEKLNMQAILDATASQGEPIQELLVTHGKIPTLVEELIAVEMWKQKVFPVLCRLEDFKPQNTFPIYMVVHHEASIINLLETVFFHKEVCESAEDTVLDLIDYCHRKLTLLVARSSRGGPPEEEECQSSTPMQLEHHVAPQELQKQAELMEFEIASKALSVLRYITDCVDSLSLSTLNRMLSTHDLPCLLVELLEHNPWSRREGGKLQQFEGGRWQTVAPSEQQKLSKLDGQVWIALYNLLLSHEARARYCFTSFAKGQLLKIPEIWERLERENRGKWQAIAKYQLRHVFSPSEQDLRLQARRWAETYRLDVLEAIAPERPRCAYCSAVASKRCSRCQNEWYCCRECQVKHWEKHGKACVLAAQGDRAK from the exons ATGGGCGACCTGGAGCTGCTACTGCCGGGAGAGGCTGCCGTGCTGGTGCGGGGGTTGCGCAGCTTCCCGCTGCGCGAGATCGGATCCGGAGG ATGGAACCAGCAGCATGAGAACTTGGAGAAGCTGAACATGCAGGCCATCCTTGATGCTACAGCCAGCCAGGGCGAGCCCATCCAGGAGCTGCTGGTCACCCATGGGAAG aTCCCGACGCTAGTTGAGGAGCTGATTGCAGTGGAGATGTGGAAGCAGAAGGTGTTCCCTGTGCTGTGCAGACTGGAGGACTTCAAGCCCCAGAACACTTTTCCCATATACATGGTG GTGCACCATGAGGCCTCCATCATCAACCTTCTGGAGACAGTATTCTTCCACAAG GAGGTGTGTGAGTCAGCAGAGGACACTGTCTTGGACTTGATAGACTACTGCCACCGAAAACTGACTCTACTGGTGGCCCGGAGTAGCCGTGGTGGCCCTCCTGAAGAGGAGGAGTGCCAGTCCAGCACCCCCATGCAG CTTGAGCACCATGTCGCCCCCCAGGAGCTGCAGAAGCAGGCAGAGCTGATGGAGTTTGAGATCGCATCGAAGGCCCTCTCAGTGCTGCGCTACATTACAGACTGTGTGGACAG CCTTTCCTTGAGCACCTTGAACCGCATGCTCAGTACCCACGACTTGCCCTGCCTCCTGGTTGAACTGCTGGAGCACAATCCGTGGAGCCGGCGGGAAGGAG GCAAGCTGCAGCAATTTGAGGGTGGCCGTTGGCAGACAGTGGCCCCCTCAGAGCAGCAAAAGCTGAGCAAGTTGGATGGGCAGGTGTGGATTGCCCTGTACAACCTGCTACTGAGCCACGAAGCCCGGGCCCGCTACTGCTTCACCAGCTTTGCCAAGGGACAGCTACTCAAG ATCCCAGAAATCTGGGAGCggctagagagagagaacagaggcaaGTGGCAGGCTATTGCCAAGTACCAGCTGCGGCATGTATTCAGCCCCTCAGAGCAAGACCTGCGGCTGCAGGCACGAAG ATGGGCTGAGACCTACAGGCTGGACGTGCTAGAGGCAATAGCTCCAGAGCGGCCCCGCTGTGCCTACTGCAGTGCAGTGGCCTCCAAACGCTGCTCGCGATGCCAGAATGAATGGTATTGCTGCAG GGAGTGCCAAGTCAAGCACTGGGAGAAGCATGGAAAGGCTTGTGTCTTGGCAGCCCAAGGTGACAGAGCCAAGTGA
- the ZMYND10 gene encoding zinc finger MYND domain-containing protein 10 isoform X1, with product MGDLELLLPGEAAVLVRGLRSFPLREIGSGGWNQQHENLEKLNMQAILDATASQGEPIQELLVTHGKIPTLVEELIAVEMWKQKVFPVLCRLEDFKPQNTFPIYMVVHHEASIINLLETVFFHKEVCESAEDTVLDLIDYCHRKLTLLVARSSRGGPPEEEECQSSTPMQLEHHVAPQELQKQAELMEFEIASKALSVLRYITDCVDSLSLSTLNRMLSTHDLPCLLVELLEHNPWSRREGGKLQQFEGGRWQTVAPSEQQKLSKLDGQVWIALYNLLLSHEARARYCFTSFAKGQLLKLQAFLTDTLVDQLPNLAGLQGFLAHLALTETQPPKKDLVLEQIPEIWERLERENRGKWQAIAKYQLRHVFSPSEQDLRLQARRWAETYRLDVLEAIAPERPRCAYCSAVASKRCSRCQNEWYCCRECQVKHWEKHGKACVLAAQGDRAK from the exons ATGGGCGACCTGGAGCTGCTACTGCCGGGAGAGGCTGCCGTGCTGGTGCGGGGGTTGCGCAGCTTCCCGCTGCGCGAGATCGGATCCGGAGG ATGGAACCAGCAGCATGAGAACTTGGAGAAGCTGAACATGCAGGCCATCCTTGATGCTACAGCCAGCCAGGGCGAGCCCATCCAGGAGCTGCTGGTCACCCATGGGAAG aTCCCGACGCTAGTTGAGGAGCTGATTGCAGTGGAGATGTGGAAGCAGAAGGTGTTCCCTGTGCTGTGCAGACTGGAGGACTTCAAGCCCCAGAACACTTTTCCCATATACATGGTG GTGCACCATGAGGCCTCCATCATCAACCTTCTGGAGACAGTATTCTTCCACAAG GAGGTGTGTGAGTCAGCAGAGGACACTGTCTTGGACTTGATAGACTACTGCCACCGAAAACTGACTCTACTGGTGGCCCGGAGTAGCCGTGGTGGCCCTCCTGAAGAGGAGGAGTGCCAGTCCAGCACCCCCATGCAG CTTGAGCACCATGTCGCCCCCCAGGAGCTGCAGAAGCAGGCAGAGCTGATGGAGTTTGAGATCGCATCGAAGGCCCTCTCAGTGCTGCGCTACATTACAGACTGTGTGGACAG CCTTTCCTTGAGCACCTTGAACCGCATGCTCAGTACCCACGACTTGCCCTGCCTCCTGGTTGAACTGCTGGAGCACAATCCGTGGAGCCGGCGGGAAGGAG GCAAGCTGCAGCAATTTGAGGGTGGCCGTTGGCAGACAGTGGCCCCCTCAGAGCAGCAAAAGCTGAGCAAGTTGGATGGGCAGGTGTGGATTGCCCTGTACAACCTGCTACTGAGCCACGAAGCCCGGGCCCGCTACTGCTTCACCAGCTTTGCCAAGGGACAGCTACTCAAG CTTCAGGCCTTCCTCACAGACACACTGGTCGACCAGCTTCCCAACCTGGCAGGCCTGCAGGGCTTCCTGGCCCACCTGGCCCTGACTGAAACCCAGCCCCCTAAGAAGGACCTGGTGTTGGAACAG ATCCCAGAAATCTGGGAGCggctagagagagagaacagaggcaaGTGGCAGGCTATTGCCAAGTACCAGCTGCGGCATGTATTCAGCCCCTCAGAGCAAGACCTGCGGCTGCAGGCACGAAG ATGGGCTGAGACCTACAGGCTGGACGTGCTAGAGGCAATAGCTCCAGAGCGGCCCCGCTGTGCCTACTGCAGTGCAGTGGCCTCCAAACGCTGCTCGCGATGCCAGAATGAATGGTATTGCTGCAG GGAGTGCCAAGTCAAGCACTGGGAGAAGCATGGAAAGGCTTGTGTCTTGGCAGCCCAAGGTGACAGAGCCAAGTGA
- the ZMYND10 gene encoding zinc finger MYND domain-containing protein 10 isoform X2, which yields MGDLELLLPGEAAVLVRGLRSFPLREIGSGGWNQQHENLEKLNMQAILDATASQGEPIQELLVTHGKIPTLVEELIAVEMWKQKVFPVLCRLEDFKPQNTFPIYMVVHHEASIINLLETVFFHKEVCESAEDTVLDLIDYCHRKLTLLVARSSRGGPPEEEECQSSTPMQELQKQAELMEFEIASKALSVLRYITDCVDSLSLSTLNRMLSTHDLPCLLVELLEHNPWSRREGGKLQQFEGGRWQTVAPSEQQKLSKLDGQVWIALYNLLLSHEARARYCFTSFAKGQLLKLQAFLTDTLVDQLPNLAGLQGFLAHLALTETQPPKKDLVLEQIPEIWERLERENRGKWQAIAKYQLRHVFSPSEQDLRLQARRWAETYRLDVLEAIAPERPRCAYCSAVASKRCSRCQNEWYCCRECQVKHWEKHGKACVLAAQGDRAK from the exons ATGGGCGACCTGGAGCTGCTACTGCCGGGAGAGGCTGCCGTGCTGGTGCGGGGGTTGCGCAGCTTCCCGCTGCGCGAGATCGGATCCGGAGG ATGGAACCAGCAGCATGAGAACTTGGAGAAGCTGAACATGCAGGCCATCCTTGATGCTACAGCCAGCCAGGGCGAGCCCATCCAGGAGCTGCTGGTCACCCATGGGAAG aTCCCGACGCTAGTTGAGGAGCTGATTGCAGTGGAGATGTGGAAGCAGAAGGTGTTCCCTGTGCTGTGCAGACTGGAGGACTTCAAGCCCCAGAACACTTTTCCCATATACATGGTG GTGCACCATGAGGCCTCCATCATCAACCTTCTGGAGACAGTATTCTTCCACAAG GAGGTGTGTGAGTCAGCAGAGGACACTGTCTTGGACTTGATAGACTACTGCCACCGAAAACTGACTCTACTGGTGGCCCGGAGTAGCCGTGGTGGCCCTCCTGAAGAGGAGGAGTGCCAGTCCAGCACCCCCATGCAG GAGCTGCAGAAGCAGGCAGAGCTGATGGAGTTTGAGATCGCATCGAAGGCCCTCTCAGTGCTGCGCTACATTACAGACTGTGTGGACAG CCTTTCCTTGAGCACCTTGAACCGCATGCTCAGTACCCACGACTTGCCCTGCCTCCTGGTTGAACTGCTGGAGCACAATCCGTGGAGCCGGCGGGAAGGAG GCAAGCTGCAGCAATTTGAGGGTGGCCGTTGGCAGACAGTGGCCCCCTCAGAGCAGCAAAAGCTGAGCAAGTTGGATGGGCAGGTGTGGATTGCCCTGTACAACCTGCTACTGAGCCACGAAGCCCGGGCCCGCTACTGCTTCACCAGCTTTGCCAAGGGACAGCTACTCAAG CTTCAGGCCTTCCTCACAGACACACTGGTCGACCAGCTTCCCAACCTGGCAGGCCTGCAGGGCTTCCTGGCCCACCTGGCCCTGACTGAAACCCAGCCCCCTAAGAAGGACCTGGTGTTGGAACAG ATCCCAGAAATCTGGGAGCggctagagagagagaacagaggcaaGTGGCAGGCTATTGCCAAGTACCAGCTGCGGCATGTATTCAGCCCCTCAGAGCAAGACCTGCGGCTGCAGGCACGAAG ATGGGCTGAGACCTACAGGCTGGACGTGCTAGAGGCAATAGCTCCAGAGCGGCCCCGCTGTGCCTACTGCAGTGCAGTGGCCTCCAAACGCTGCTCGCGATGCCAGAATGAATGGTATTGCTGCAG GGAGTGCCAAGTCAAGCACTGGGAGAAGCATGGAAAGGCTTGTGTCTTGGCAGCCCAAGGTGACAGAGCCAAGTGA
- the NPRL2 gene encoding GATOR complex protein NPRL2, whose translation MGSGCRIECIFFSEFHPTLGPKITYQVPEDFISRELFDTVQVYIITKPELQNKLITVTAMEKKLIGCPVCIEHKKYSRNALLFNLGFVCDAQAKTCALEPIVKKLAGYLTTLELESSFVSTEESKQKLVPIMTILLEELNASGRCTLPIDESNTIHLKVIEQRPDPPVAQEYDVPVFTKDKEDFFNSQWDLTTQQILPYIDGFRHVQKISAEADVELNLVRIAIQNLLYYGVVTLVSILQYSNVYCPTPKVQDLVDDKSLQEACLSYVTKQGHKRASLRDVFQLYCSLSPGTTVRDLIGRHPQQLQRVDERKLIQFGLMKNLIRRLQKYPVRVSREERSHPARLYTGCHSYDEICCKTGMSYHELDERLENDPNIIICWK comes from the exons ATGGGCAGCGGCTGCCGTATCGAATGCATATTCTTCAGCGAGTTCCACCCCACGCTGGGACCCAAGATCACCTATCAG GTCCCTGAAGACTTCATCTCCCGGGAGCTGTTTGACACAGTCCAAGTGTACATCATCACCAAGCCAGAGCTGCAGAACAAGCTTATCACTGT CACAGCCATGGAGAAGAAACTGATCGGCTGCCCTGTATGCATCGAGCACAAGAAGTACAGCCGCAATGCCCTGCTCTTCAACCTAGGCTTCGTGTGTGATGCTCAGGCTAAGACCTGTGCCCTTGAGCCCATCGTCAAAAAGCTGGCTGGCTACCTGACCACACTGGAG CTAGAGAGCAGCTTCGTGTCAACAGAGGAGAGCAAGCAGAAGTTGGTGCCCATCATGACCATCTTGCTGGAGGAGCTAAATGCCTCAGGCCGGTGCACTCTGCCCATCG ATGAGTCCAACACCATCCACTTGAAGGTGATTGAGCAGCGACCTGACCCTCCTGTGGCCCAGGAGTACGATGTGCCTGTCTTTACCAAAGACAAGGAGGATTTCTTCAACTCACAGTGGGACCTCACCACACAACAG atCCTGCCCTACATTGACGGCTTCCGCCATGTCCAGAAGATCTCAGCAGAGGCAGATGTGGAGTTAAACCTGGTGCGCATTGCCATCCAGAACTTGCT GTATTATGGCGTTGTGACACTGGTGTCCATCCTCCAG TATTCCAATGTGTACTGCCCGACACCCAAGGTCCAGGACCTGGTAGATGACAAGTCCCTGCAGGAAGCGTGTTTATCCTATGTGACCAAGCAAG GGCACAAGAGGGCCAGTCTCCGGGATGTGTTCCAGCTGTACTGCAGTCTGAGCCCTGGCACTACTGTGAGAGACCTCATTGGCCGCCACCCCCAGCAGCTGCAGCGCGTTGATGAACG GAAGCTTATCCAGTTCGGGCTTATGAAGAACCTCATCCGACGACTACAGAAGTATCCTGTGCGGGTGTCTCGGGAGGAGCGGAGCCATCCTGCCCGGCTTTACACAGGCTGCCACAGCTACGATGAAATCTGTTGCAAAACAG GCATGAGCTACCACGAGCTTGATGAACGGCTGGAAAATGACCCCAACATCATCATCTGCTGGAAGTGA
- the LOC101095404 gene encoding transmembrane reductase CYB561D2 isoform X1, whose amino-acid sequence MHSIRQPLPMAPAEPRSVVSDGWTPCEHPSETARRPGWWIKHACALTPVKLSAQRRLRSMTERLQPLARLTMALSVETESHIYRALRTASGAAAHLVALGFTIFVAVLARPGSSLFSWHPMLMSLAFSFLMTEALLVFSPESSLLRSLSRKGRARCHWVLQLLALLCALLGLGLVILHKEQLGKAHLATWHGRAGLIAVLWAGLQCSGGVGLLYPKLLPRWPLAKLKLYHATSGLVGYLLGSASLLLGMCSLWFTATVTGGVWYLAVLCPVITSLVIMSQVSNAYLYRKRIQP is encoded by the exons ATGCATTCGATACGGCAGCCGCTGCCCATGGCGCCAGCAGAGCCCAGGTCTGTAGTCTCTGACGGCTGGACCCCTTGCGAACACCCGTCGGAAACAGCCCGAAGGCCTGGATGGTGGATCAAGCACGCTTGCGCACTCACACCCGTCAAGCTGTCTGCTCAACGGCGCCTGCGCAGCATGACCGAGAG GCTCCAGCCACTGGCCCGGTTGACCATGGCCCTTTCTGTGGAGACCGAGTCGCACATCTACCGAGCTCTGCGCACTGCCTCTGGGGCTGCTGCCCACCTTGTGGCCCTGGGCTTTACGATCTTTGTGGCTGTGCTTGCCAGGCCTGGCTCCA GTCTGTTCTCCTGGCACCCCATGCTTATGTCTCTGGCT TTCTCTTTCCTGATGACCGAGGCACTGCTGGTGTTCTCTCCTGAGAGTTCGCTGCTGCGCTCCCTCTCACGGAAGGGCCGAGCACGCTGCCACTGGGTACTGCAGCTGCTGGCCCTGCTGTGTGCACTGCTGGGCCTAGGTCTTGTCATCCTCCATAAGGAACAGCTTGGCAAAGCCCACCTGGCCACGTGGCATGGGCGGGCAGGGCTGATAGCTGTGCTGTGGGCCGGGTTGCAGTGCTCAGGTGGGGTGGGGCTGCTCTACCCTAAACTGCTGCCCCGCTGGCCCCTGGCTAAGCTCAAGCTATACCATGCCACTTCTGGGCTAGTGGGCTACCTTCTGGGTAGTGCCAGCCTCTTGTTGGGCATGTGCTCCCTCTGGTTCACCGCCACAGTCACTGGTGGGGTCTGGTACCTTGCTGTGCTATGCCCTGTCATTACCAGTTTGGTCATCATGAGTCAGGTGAGCAATGCCTACCTGTACCGCAAAAGGATCCAGCCATGA
- the LOC101095404 gene encoding transmembrane reductase CYB561D2 isoform X2 — protein sequence MALSVETESHIYRALRTASGAAAHLVALGFTIFVAVLARPGSSLFSWHPMLMSLAFSFLMTEALLVFSPESSLLRSLSRKGRARCHWVLQLLALLCALLGLGLVILHKEQLGKAHLATWHGRAGLIAVLWAGLQCSGGVGLLYPKLLPRWPLAKLKLYHATSGLVGYLLGSASLLLGMCSLWFTATVTGGVWYLAVLCPVITSLVIMSQVSNAYLYRKRIQP from the exons ATGGCCCTTTCTGTGGAGACCGAGTCGCACATCTACCGAGCTCTGCGCACTGCCTCTGGGGCTGCTGCCCACCTTGTGGCCCTGGGCTTTACGATCTTTGTGGCTGTGCTTGCCAGGCCTGGCTCCA GTCTGTTCTCCTGGCACCCCATGCTTATGTCTCTGGCT TTCTCTTTCCTGATGACCGAGGCACTGCTGGTGTTCTCTCCTGAGAGTTCGCTGCTGCGCTCCCTCTCACGGAAGGGCCGAGCACGCTGCCACTGGGTACTGCAGCTGCTGGCCCTGCTGTGTGCACTGCTGGGCCTAGGTCTTGTCATCCTCCATAAGGAACAGCTTGGCAAAGCCCACCTGGCCACGTGGCATGGGCGGGCAGGGCTGATAGCTGTGCTGTGGGCCGGGTTGCAGTGCTCAGGTGGGGTGGGGCTGCTCTACCCTAAACTGCTGCCCCGCTGGCCCCTGGCTAAGCTCAAGCTATACCATGCCACTTCTGGGCTAGTGGGCTACCTTCTGGGTAGTGCCAGCCTCTTGTTGGGCATGTGCTCCCTCTGGTTCACCGCCACAGTCACTGGTGGGGTCTGGTACCTTGCTGTGCTATGCCCTGTCATTACCAGTTTGGTCATCATGAGTCAGGTGAGCAATGCCTACCTGTACCGCAAAAGGATCCAGCCATGA
- the TMEM115 gene encoding transmembrane protein 115 produces the protein MQRALPGARQHLGAILASASVVVKALCATVLFLYLLSFAVDTGCLAVTPGYLFPPNFWIWTLATHGLMEQHVWDVAISLATVVVAGRLLEPLWGALELLIFFSVVNVSVGLLGAFAYLLTYMASFNLVYLFTIRIHGALGFLGGVLVALKQTMGDCVVLRVPQVRVSVVPMLLLGLLLLLRLATLLQSPALASYGFGLLSSWVYLRFYQRHSRGRGDMADHFAFATFFPEILQPVVGLLANLVHGLLVKVKICQKTVKRYDVGAPSSITISLPGTDPQDAERRRQLALKALNERLKRVEDQSVWPSMDDDEEEAGAKMDSPLPSDKAPMLPGKGAAPESSLITFEAAPPKL, from the exons ATGCAGCGCGCCCTACCGGGCGCCCGCCAGCACTTGGGGGCCATCCTGGCCAGCGCCAGCGTGGTAGTGAAGGCCCTGTGTGCGACAGTACTCTTCCTCTACCTGCTGTCCTTCGCCGTGGACACGGGCTGCCTGGCGGTTACCCCAGGCTACCTCTTTCCGCCCAACTTCTGGATCTGGACCCTGGCCACCCATGGGCTGATGGAACAGCACGTGTGGGATGTGGCTATCAGTCTTGCCACGGTGGTGGTGGCTGGACGTTTGCTGGAGCCCCTCTGGGGGGCCTTGGAGCTGCTCATCTTCTTCTCAGTGGTGAACGTGTCAGTGGGGTTGTTGGGGGCCTTCGCCTACCTCCTCACCTACATGGCTTCCTTCAACTTGGTCTACCTTTTCACTATCCGCATCCACGGAGCCCTGGGCTTCCTAGGTGGTGTCCTGGTGGCACTCAAGCAAACCATGGGGGACTGTGTGGTCTTGCGTGTGCCCCAGGTGCGTGTCAGCGTGGTGCCTATGCTGCTGttggggctgctgctgctgttgcggCTGGCCACGCTGCTCCAGAGCCCAGCACTGGCCTCCTATGGCTTTGGGCTGCTCTCCAGTTGGGTTTATCTTCGCTTCTACCAGCGCCATAGCCGAGGCCGAGGGGACATGGCTGACCACTTCGCTTTTGCCACCTTCTTCCCTGAGATTCTGCAGCCCGTGGTGGGGCTGTTGGCGAACTTGGTGCACGGCCTCCTGGTGAAGGTAAAGATATGCCAGAAGACAGTGAAGCGCTATGATGTAGGTGCCCCGTCTTCCATCACCATCAGCCTCCCAGGGACAGACCCTCAAGATGCAGAACGGAGAAG GCAACTGGCCCTGAAGGCCCTCAATGAACGGCTGAAGAGAGTGGAGGACCAGTCCGTCTGGCCAAGCATGGATGACGATGAAGAGGAGGCAGGGGCCAAGATGGATAGCCCCCTACCCTCAGACAAGGCCCCCATGCTCCCAGGGAAGGGGGCTGCCCCAGAATCCAGCCTGATCACCTTCGAGGCAGCTCCGCCGAAGCTGTAA